In Gammaproteobacteria bacterium, a genomic segment contains:
- a CDS encoding PLP-dependent aspartate aminotransferase family protein, with protein sequence MKTSNTKPGFATRAIHAGQTPDPSTGAVMQPIYATSTYAQESPGKHKGYEYSRTQNPTRMAYERCVANLESGARGFAFASGMAATATALELLDSGSHVIAMDDLYGGTYRLFERVRKRSAGLKFSFVDVRERKILEAVIRPETRMIWIETPTNPMLKLVDLDMIAEVARHHGLLTVCDNTFASPYNQRPVERGFDIVMHSATKYLNGHSDMVGGMLVVGARPELAEQLAFLQNSVGAVAGPFDSFLALRGLKTLALRMERHGGNALELAGWLEKHPQVERVIYPGLPSHPQHALAKKQMRTGGGMLTIFLKGGEPEARRFLERCKLFTLAESLGGVESLIEHPGIMTHASVPPEARKALGISDSLVRLSVGVEDVHDLRADLEQALAS encoded by the coding sequence ATGAAAACATCAAACACAAAACCGGGTTTTGCCACGCGCGCCATCCATGCCGGCCAGACGCCGGATCCCTCGACCGGCGCGGTTATGCAGCCGATTTACGCGACCTCCACCTACGCACAGGAAAGTCCCGGCAAGCACAAGGGCTACGAGTATTCGCGCACCCAGAATCCGACGCGCATGGCCTACGAACGCTGCGTTGCGAATCTGGAAAGCGGCGCGCGCGGCTTCGCGTTCGCATCCGGCATGGCGGCCACCGCCACGGCGCTGGAGCTGCTGGATTCCGGCAGCCATGTGATCGCCATGGACGATTTGTACGGCGGCACCTACCGGCTGTTCGAGCGGGTGCGCAAGCGCTCGGCGGGCCTGAAATTCAGCTTCGTGGATGTGCGCGAGCGCAAGATCCTCGAAGCCGTCATCCGGCCGGAAACCCGAATGATCTGGATCGAGACGCCGACCAATCCAATGCTGAAGTTGGTGGATCTTGACATGATCGCGGAAGTCGCGCGCCACCACGGGCTGCTGACGGTATGCGACAACACTTTTGCCTCGCCCTACAACCAGCGGCCTGTCGAACGCGGCTTTGACATCGTGATGCACTCGGCCACCAAGTATCTCAACGGGCATTCCGACATGGTGGGCGGCATGCTGGTGGTGGGCGCGCGCCCCGAACTCGCCGAACAGCTGGCATTCCTGCAAAACTCCGTGGGTGCGGTGGCCGGGCCGTTCGACAGTTTCCTGGCACTGCGCGGCTTGAAAACGCTGGCGCTGCGCATGGAGCGCCATGGCGGCAACGCACTGGAGCTGGCCGGCTGGCTGGAAAAACACCCGCAGGTGGAGCGCGTTATTTATCCGGGCCTGCCCAGTCATCCACAGCATGCGCTCGCCAAAAAGCAGATGCGCACCGGGGGCGGGATGCTCACGATTTTCCTCAAAGGTGGCGAGCCGGAAGCGCGCCGTTTCCTGGAGCGCTGCAAGCTGTTCACGCTCGCGGAAAGCCTGGGCGGTGTGGAAAGCCTGATCGAACACCCTGGCATCATGACGCATGCCTCGGTACCGCCGGAGGCGCGCAAGGCACTTGGCATCAGCGACTCGCTGGTGCGCCTGTCGGTGGGGGTTGAGGATGTCCACGACCTGCGCGCCGATCTGGAGCAGGCCTTGGCTTCTTGA